TCAGCGTTGCTTGCGACGCTATCGACAGGCCTTGGCCGGCACCGTCGATCTGACTGCGCTGGCCGATGAGCGTCGCTTGACTGACATCCCGGGCGATTCCGAGCCGCTGTTGACCGATGGTCAGCCCGTTCGGCTTGCCGACCTGGTCGAGGATGAGGCCATTCTCGCCTTGCCGATCGTGGCCTTGCATCCGCAGTGTTCGCCCCCCGAGCATGATCGGTCTGGCGGCAGTGAGGAAAGCCCGTTCGCGGTGTTGAAGCGGAATCGATGAACTGAACCTATGGGGTAGGGCCGACCGACGGCCCGTACCGTGAAATCATTCGGAGTTCAATAATCATGGCAGTACAACAGAATCGCAAAACCCGTTCCAAGCGCGGTATGCGTCGCGCTCATGACGGTTTGACCAATCCCTTTGTGTCCGTCGACGCGGTCACCGGCGAGACGCACCGCCGCCATCATCTGACCCCTACGGGCTATTATCGTGGACGCAAGATCCTCGGCAGCGCCACCGAGGAGTGATTGCGGCGGATAAAGCCGGCACAGGCTGTGGCGGCTGGGTCACGCTGAGGCGCAGGCGTCTCTCGTGAACATGGATCGATGGGTGGTTTCCAGGCCGTCACGGCTGGGGTTGGCGCAGCGGGATGGATAAAAAGGTTTGCATGTCGCTGGATGCCATGGGCGGGGATTTCGGTCCCAGCGTGGTCGTGCCGGCCGCTGTGTCGGCCTTGTCCGAGTACACTCAGCTGCATTTGATCCTGGTCGGCCAGCCGGAAGTCCTCAAACAGGAACTTTCGCGGCAGCGCGCGCCGTTTCCCGAGCGCATATCGATCCATCCGGCGACTGAAGTGGTCGGAATGGATGAATCCCCCTCCAAGGCGCTCCGCAACAAAAAAGACTCATCCATGCGGATTGCGCTGGATCTCGTTAAGCGGGGTCAATGCGACGTCATGGTGAGTGCGGGCAATACGGGTGCTCTTATGGCGACGGCCCGCTTTGTGCTCAAGATGCTGCCTGGGGTTGACCGTCCCGCCATCATCTCGGCACTGCCGACGATGCGAGGGCACACCTACGTTCTCGATCTCGGCGCCAATTCCGATTGCACCGCCGAACAGCTCTATCAGTTTGCCGTGATGGGATCGGTCATGGTTCACGCCGTGGATCATATTCCGCGCCCAAGGGTCGGGCTGCTGAATATCGGTGTGGAAGAAATCAAGGGTGTGGAAAGCGTCAAGCATGCGGCGAGGCTGCTGCAGGCCGATGACGCCATCAACTATTGTGGTTTCGTCGAAGGTAACGATATCTACAGCGGCAAGGTCGACTTGGTGGTCTGTGATGGATTTGTGGGCAATGTCGCACTCAAGACCAGTGAGGGCCTCGCGCACATGCTCAGTGAGTTCATTCGCCAGGAATACGGTCGCAACCCGTTCACGAAGTTGGCAGGCCTGATTTCCCTGCCGGTACTGAAAGCAATCAAGCGGCGCATGGACCCGCGCCTCTACAATGGCGCCAGTCTGCTCGGACTGCAAGGCATCGTCATCAAGAGTCATGGTGGAGCTGACGAGTTGGCCTTCGCCAATGCCATCCGCTTGGGCGTCAATGCGGCGCAAATGTCGGTTCCCGATCGCATCGCGCATCTGGTGGGGTCTGCCCTG
This sequence is a window from Candidatus Macondimonas diazotrophica. Protein-coding genes within it:
- a CDS encoding YceD family protein, whose amino-acid sequence is MSDPLPEFIEVDRFAAKGGHLEGGYAVAGLKRLEQMVAEPAGDIRFALNFRRDDEGRSRISGEIQGEVVLTCQRCLRRYRQALAGTVDLTALADERRLTDIPGDSEPLLTDGQPVRLADLVEDEAILALPIVALHPQCSPPEHDRSGGSEESPFAVLKRNR
- the rpmF gene encoding 50S ribosomal protein L32, whose protein sequence is MAVQQNRKTRSKRGMRRAHDGLTNPFVSVDAVTGETHRRHHLTPTGYYRGRKILGSATEE
- the plsX gene encoding phosphate acyltransferase PlsX, which encodes MDKKVCMSLDAMGGDFGPSVVVPAAVSALSEYTQLHLILVGQPEVLKQELSRQRAPFPERISIHPATEVVGMDESPSKALRNKKDSSMRIALDLVKRGQCDVMVSAGNTGALMATARFVLKMLPGVDRPAIISALPTMRGHTYVLDLGANSDCTAEQLYQFAVMGSVMVHAVDHIPRPRVGLLNIGVEEIKGVESVKHAARLLQADDAINYCGFVEGNDIYSGKVDLVVCDGFVGNVALKTSEGLAHMLSEFIRQEYGRNPFTKLAGLISLPVLKAIKRRMDPRLYNGASLLGLQGIVIKSHGGADELAFANAIRLGVNAAQMSVPDRIAHLVGSALQGQAHGGEQ